CGTTCGGACTCAAGATCCGCAAGAAGCCGAAAGCCGAGGTCAAAGCAAAGGTCGACGACTTGCTCGAGGTCGTCGGTCTGGCCGGCTTCCAAACCCGTTATCCCAACCAGCTTTCCGGTGGTCAGCGCCAGCGGATGGCGCTCGCGCGGGCGTTGGCCGTCGACCCCGAGGTGCTCCTGCTCGACGAACCCTTCGGCGCGCTGGACGCGAAGGTCCGCGAGGATCTGCGGACCTGGCTGCGCCGGCTGCACGACGAGGTACATGTCACGACGGTGCTCGTCACCCACGACCAGGCTGAGGCCCTCGACGTCGCCGACCGGATCGCTGTGCTCAACAAGGGACGCATCGAACAGGTCGGCTCGCCGACCGACGTCTACGACGGCCCGGCCAACGCGTTCGTGATGTCCTTCCTCGGCACTGTGTCCTCGCTCAACGGAATCCTGGTGCGCCCGCACGATATTCGAGTGGGCCGTAACCCGGAGATGGCGATCGCGGCGGGCGACGGCACGGCCGAGTCGACCGGAGTCACCCGTGCCACAATCGACCGGGTTGTGTACTTGGGCTTCGAGGTGCGCGTCGAATTGACCAGCGCCACCAACGGCGCCCCGTTCACTGCGCAGATCACTCGCGGCGATGCCGAGGCACTGGGGTTGAAAGAGGGCGACACGGTGTATGTGCGGGCCACCCGGGTTCCGCCGATCGCCGGTGAGGTTCAGGTCGCGGCCAGTTAGGCGGCGACCCGGTTCGCGACCGCGATATCGAATCGGTCGAGCACCGTCTCGGCCACCAGCCGATGCGCGCCCAGCGGCGCGACCATGGACAGGCCTTCGGCATCGGCGATTGCGGCCACCCGGTCGGTGATGCGGCCCGGCGCGATGAACCACGGCGCCACGACAATCCGCCGCGCGCCGCGCGCGCCCGCAGCAGGTCAATGCCGTGTTGTACCGACGGCTGGGGACCGGTGGCGTAGGCGACCTGAACGCCCGACCACCGGGTCCCATGTCCCAACGTGTCGGCGAGCGCCGCGGTGCGGGCGTTGGCGGCGGCATGGGAGGATCCCACCGCCACCACCAGCACGCCGAGGCCGCGCTCGAATTGATGAATCTGATGCTCCGCCAAGCGTTCCCGCATGGCCATCAGTAGACGCGGATCCTCGCCGAGGGTGTCGGCCTGGATCACGTCGGCGCCGGTGTCGGCGATCATCGCCGGGATGTCGACGCGGGCGTGGTAGGCGCTCGCCAACAGCAGCGGGACGACGACGGCCGGCCCGTCGAGTGCTCGCAGAACATCACTCAGATTGGGGGCGTGCTTCTCGCAGAATGCCACGCGCACATCGAGATCAGGTCGTAGCTCGCGAATATTCTCGGCCACCGCATACGTAATGACCGCCGACCGTGGATCGGCGCTGCCGTGCGCGGTGAGGATGAGCGTCACGAAACGTGAAGCCCGCATTCGGTTTTCGCCAGGCCCTGCCAGCGTCCGCTGCGCGGGTCGGCGCCCTCGATCGGCTTGGCCGTGCACGGCGCGCAACCGATCGACGGATAGCCTTCCTCGACAAGCGGATTCACCAGAACGCCATTGGCCTGGATATAGGCGTCCATGTCCTCATCGCTCCACGCGGCCAGCGGGTTGATCTTCACCAGCTTGAAGCCTTCGTCGAAGCTGATCAGCGGTGCGTTCGCGCGAGTGGGTGCCTCGACGCGCCGGATGCCGGTGACCCAGGCGGCGTATCCGCCCAGCGCCTTGCTCAGCGGGACCACCTTGCGCAACCGGCAGCATTCGCCCGGATTGCTGGCGAACAGGTCCTTGCCC
This is a stretch of genomic DNA from Mycobacterium sp. ELW1. It encodes these proteins:
- a CDS encoding TOBE-like domain-containing protein; this translates as MTNAITVTGANKRYGDFAALDNVDFVVPAGSLTALLGPSGSGKSTLLRAIAGLDQPDTGTITINGRDVTNVPPQRRGIGFVFQHYAAFKHLTVRDNVAFGLKIRKKPKAEVKAKVDDLLEVVGLAGFQTRYPNQLSGGQRQRMALARALAVDPEVLLLDEPFGALDAKVREDLRTWLRRLHDEVHVTTVLVTHDQAEALDVADRIAVLNKGRIEQVGSPTDVYDGPANAFVMSFLGTVSSLNGILVRPHDIRVGRNPEMAIAAGDGTAESTGVTRATIDRVVYLGFEVRVELTSATNGAPFTAQITRGDAEALGLKEGDTVYVRATRVPPIAGEVQVAAS
- a CDS encoding phosphoadenylyl-sulfate reductase produces the protein MSIGVDRVTEAELRELAERGAAELDGASALELLAWTDKHFGGDYVVASNMQDAVLVDMASKVRPGVDVLFLDTGYHFAETIGTRDAVEAVYDIHVVNVTPEHSVTQQDQLLGKDLFASNPGECCRLRKVVPLSKALGGYAAWVTGIRRVEAPTRANAPLISFDEGFKLVKINPLAAWSDEDMDAYIQANGVLVNPLVEEGYPSIGCAPCTAKPIEGADPRSGRWQGLAKTECGLHVS